In Papaver somniferum cultivar HN1 chromosome 1, ASM357369v1, whole genome shotgun sequence, a genomic segment contains:
- the LOC113340363 gene encoding uncharacterized protein LOC113340363, with product MTAPPPAHLGHPNGHSSHESTDPTLLEILEIQRRQEAALRDLQQRNLALEFENYQLWNLSSRSRGSSSRETSGHQGRIGQVPPAVGPSNSGRSGPPPTPPIGRYSPPEDSSTNDERHERNNQHRNTRSDNTTEAKIRELEEKIRKLSGTGEEDKLSEVISEAERTPFTQELELTDFPPKCTLPTFPSRSDGMGDAVEHLKMYTMSLIQWKNHEVLMCKFFPEILEGEARKWFYNLAPGTFNSYETLVEAFLETYMHNSRPRPRVNRLFTLARRFREPFRSLTVRWRNLCTEIGKVPVDQQIFGFENALGRSDPIWIAMFTEKPQTLKEMRKMQEHFISLEEIQEESMDRGVQEASATPESTSDDVQRRPEKRPSPPTRGNGKKEWVAKGKRPRHEARTYTPLNAPPEEIFKEGIAEVVGDPQAARQCMQVDAQINEERRARQRGEKKRLKKPKSQKNWKELFRRRS from the exons ATGACAGCACCACCCCCTGCCCATTTAGGCCATCCAAATGGTCACTCTAGCCATGAGAGTACAGATCCAACACTGCTCGAAATTCTAGAAATCCAAAGAAGGCAAGAGGCGGCTTTAAGGGATCTTCAGCAGAGGAACCTAGCTCTAGAGTTCGAGAACTATCAGCTATGGAACTTAAGTTCGAGGTCGAGAGGATCTTCTAGCCGAGAGACATCAGGACACCAAGGCCGAATCGGGCAGGTACCACCTGCAGTAGGACCAAGCAATTCCGGTCGATCAGGACCACCCCCAACACCACCTATCGGAAGATACAGTCCACCCGAGGATTCATCGACAAACGACGAAAGGCACGAGAGGAATAATCAACATAGAAACACAAGGTCCGACAATACGACTGAAGCCAAGATAAGAGAGTTAGAGGAAAAGATAAGGAAGTTGTCAGGAACCGGCGAAGAAGATAAGCTCTCCGAGGTCATAAGCGAGGCCGAGAGGACCCCTTTCACCCAAGAGCTAGAACTAACGGACTTCCCACCTAAGTGCACGCTCCCCACCTTCCCATCAAGGTCCGACGGCATGGGAGACGCAgttgagcatttgaagatgtacacaATGTCCCTAATACAATGGAAAAACCATGAGGTGTTAATGTGCAAGTTCTTCCCTGAAATCTTGGAAGGCGAGGCAAGGAAATGGTTCTACAACCTCGCACCAGGAACATTCAACAGTTAtgagactctagtcgaagccttcctTGAGACATACATGCACAACAGCAGACCTCGGCCCAGGGTCAACAGGTTATTCACCTTGGCCCGACGGTTCAGAGAACCTTTCAGATCATTGACCGTTAGATGGAGAAATTTGTGTACAGAAATTGGGAAAGTACCCGTCGACCAGCAGATATTCGGGTTTGAAAACGCACTTGGGAGGTCGGATCCCATATGGATAGCCATGTTCACTGAAAAACCACAAAcattgaaagaaatgaggaaaatgcaagaaCATTTCATTTCCCTAGAAGAAATTCAGGAAGAGTCAATGGATAGGGGAGTGCAAGAGGCTAGTGCGACGCCCGAGTCGACATCGGACGATGTTCAAAGGCGTCCCGAGAAGAGACCGAGCCCACCTACGCGAGGAAATGGGAAGAAGGAATGGGTGGCTAAAGGAAAGAGGCCGAGGCACGAGGCGAGAACGTACACCCCTTTGAATGCACCAccagaagaaatcttcaaagag GGGATAGCTGAGGTCGTAGGAGATCCACAGGCAGCCCGACAGTGCATGCAGGTCGATGCCCAGATAAATGAGGAGCGGCGAGCACGACAAAGGGGAGAGAAGAAAAGGCTAAAGAAGCCAAAGTCGCAGAAGAACTGGAAAGAGTTATTTCGCAGGCGGTCATGA
- the LOC113291532 gene encoding uncharacterized protein At1g76070-like, translating to MKMKIFSFLPKSATVTFQQNPAPYSPGRENNHKLKSSHVNKGFSGQLIPDEARRKSSSNDRSFDSTQEPTSPKVSCMGQIKLKKKVYNNSKSPNKEEKDQQKKNKKRIKNHKDNNKPSKTSEEVVPPAAASSKVSKEENKKKFDSMVSSNRKQPSLANTKSAPSLDQMKRFASGRESLANFDWRDFHDDQEDEEDEVFIAHSAPLMMGGGGRVAMEPKKEINLWKRRTTTPPKPLQINVTNKDK from the coding sequence atgaagatgaagatattttcgTTTCTACCGAAATCAGCAACTGTTACATTTCAACAGAATCCGGCTCCATACAGTCCAGGTAGAGAAAACAACCACAAGCTCAAGTCCTCCCATGTAAACAAAGGATTTTCAGGTCAGTTAATCCCAGATGAAGCTCGGAGGAAATCGTCTTCTAATGATAGAAGTTTTGATTCAACTCAAGAACCAACTTCACCAAAAGTTTCATGTATGGGTCAAATTAAACTCAAGAAAAAAGTATATAACAATTCTAAGTCTCCTAATAAAGAAGAAAAGGATCAgcaaaagaagaacaagaaaaggATCAAGAATCACAAGGATAATAATAAACCATCCAAGACTAGTGAAGAAGTAGTACCGCCTGCAGCAGCTTCTTCTAAAGTTTCAAAAGAAGAGAACAAGAAGAAATTTGATTCTATGGTTTCTAGTAATAGGAAACAACCATCTCTAGCTAATACTAAATCTGCTCCGAGTTTAGATCAAATGAAGCGATTCGCAAGCGGGCGAGAATCATTAGCAAATTTTGATTGGAGAGATTTCCATGAtgatcaagaagatgaagaagatgaagtttttaTTGCACATTCTGCTCCTTTAATGATGGGTGGAGGAGGAAGAGTTGCTATGGAACCTAAGAAAGAAATTAACCTTTGGAAGAGAAGAACTACTACTCCTCCTAAACCTCTTCAAATCAATGTTACAAACAAAGACAAGTAA